GGTCGCGGATCTCGGTAAGGAGCACGACGTTTTCGTCGGGGGCGGCGTCCACCTCGGTTCGGGCGTATCGAGTCTTGGCCGCCTCGTAGGGCTTGACGACGAAGAAGTAGACCACCGCGGCAACAATCAGGAAGGCGACCAGCGCGGTCAGGAACGCGCCCAGCGGGACCCCGCCGGGCTTGATGCTGTTGAAGTCGGGCTTGCCGCCGAGCTTGCCGATCAGCGACAGGATCACGTCGGTGAAGGCTTTGACGACGACCGCGAATGCGGTGCCGATGATGAACGCGACGGCAAGCTCAACGAGGTTGCCCCGCATGACGAAATCCTTGAAACCCTTCACGGTCCCGCTCCTTGTTCGCGCTAGACGACCTGACGTGCCGAGCGTATCCACCATTTGGTGGCCAAATGAGTGTTTCGGGGCCGGGGCGCTCGGCCCCCGCCTTTTGGCACTGGTGCGCACCTCGCGTTTCCCGCACGGCGGGGTGAGCTCCGGTCGGCGCACCCTGACACGGGGCCGCCCCGACCGGGTGGCCGGGGCGGTTCCTGGTGTGGCCGGCATTACAGCCGCAGTGCTACTTGCTATTCCGCGAGCTTGGCGATGGCCTGCGCCCACAGGAAGTACTTGTTCGTGCCCAGGTCGCGGACGGTCTTGATGTTGAACGCGGCCTTGAGGTGCTCGGCGTCCCCTGCGCTGACTCCCTGCAACGCATCGACGGGCGCGTCCGCCAGCTCGGTCATGCTGACCGTCTCGAATGCCTTGTCGACCTTGCTTGCGATGTCACCCATCGGCTTACTCCCCTGGAACCAGTGCGCACCACGTCAGTGCGCGGTGGGTCATCCCTACCACCGAACCGCTGCGCCACGCCAGAGCGGGGAACGGGTTCAGCCCTGGGAGGTCCCGGCGGTGTTCGTCGTCTCGGTGACGCTGAGCCCGTTGGAGGTGGCCTTGGCCAGCAGGCCAGACACCAGTGACCCGGCCGAGTCAATGCTCCCCAGATTGCCGGCGGTCACGTCGCTCTTGAGCGCCGCCAAGTGCGTGGCCAGGTCGGCCATCGGCTGGTACAACACGTTGCACAGGGTGGGGTTGGCCTGGATGTTCTTCATTGCGTTGGACAGCAGCTTGGCGTCCGCAGCCGCAGTGGCGGCCGCCTTCACCAGCGCCAGCACCCGACCCTTGGTGCCCTTGGTGAACGCGCCGGCCTTGAACGGCTTGTAGATGTACCGGTGGAAGGTGCCGGCCGTCAGCCCCAGGTCCGCCACCAGCCGCGTCTTCGCGAACG
This sequence is a window from Amycolatopsis jiangsuensis. Protein-coding genes within it:
- the mscL gene encoding large conductance mechanosensitive channel protein MscL, with amino-acid sequence MKGFKDFVMRGNLVELAVAFIIGTAFAVVVKAFTDVILSLIGKLGGKPDFNSIKPGGVPLGAFLTALVAFLIVAAVVYFFVVKPYEAAKTRYARTEVDAAPDENVVLLTEIRDLLAGTTGTAGRHAEI